The proteins below are encoded in one region of Malaclemys terrapin pileata isolate rMalTer1 chromosome 20, rMalTer1.hap1, whole genome shotgun sequence:
- the CD5L gene encoding CD5 antigen-like isoform X1, translating into MDLRLCLLFCFAANVGVSSSSSVPAAPGIPPRSPGTGLPAAGFALPDVRLVDGPHRCAGRVEVRLDGRWGTVCDDGWGLSDVAVVCRQLGCGKAIEALSKVFGPGNESDPVLMMDVQCQGTEAALGSCPYMDPGNICQHDEDAGARCQAAQLPEPPVRLVGNATRCSGQVEIFHDGRWGAVCGLGWDLTDAKVLCRELGCGSPRYVTHHCSKFSRSSAPVLLGQLKCTGQEASLTHCQAQAWEGRHCPHHRDTGVMCQEPFALRLVNGPSKCSGRLEVRYDGLWGTVCDDNWSETNAQVVCRELGCGPAEPLAPKLQDWPRFGQGTGKIWLDDIRCKGTEETLQNCAHRLWSYHDCTHQEDISVVCQDN; encoded by the exons ATGGATCTGCGGCTGTGCCTCTTGTTCTGCTTCG CTGCCAATGTGGgagtttcctcctcctcctcag tccctgcagcccctgggatccccccgCGCAGCCCCGGAACAGGCCTCCCAGCAGCTGGGTTTGCTTTGCCAGACGTGAGGCTGGTAGATGGCCCCCACCGCTGCGCCGGGCGGGTGGAGGTGCGTCTGGACGGGCGCTGGGGCACCGTGTGTGACGACGGCTGGGGCCTGAGCGACGTGGCCGTGgtgtgcaggcagctgggctgCGGGAAGGCCATAGAAGCGCTGAGTAAAGTGTTCGGCCCGGGCAACGAGTCAGACCCTGTCCTGATGATGGACGTGCAGTGCCAGGGGACAGAGGCGGCGCTGGGGAGCTGCCCGTACATGGATCCAGGGAACATCTGCCAGCATGATGAGGATGCGGGAGCCCGTTGCCAAG CTGCACAGCTCCCAGAGCCACCTGTCCGGTTGGTGGGCAACGCCACACGCTGCAGTGGGCAGGTGGAGATTTTCCATGACGGCCGCTGGGGTGCTGTGTGTGGGTTGGGCTGGGACCTGACTGATGCCAAGGTGCTGTGCCGGGAGCTAGGCTGTGGGAGCCCGCGGTACGTCACCCACCACTGCAGCAAGTTCAGTCGGAGCTCAGCACCTGTCCTGCTGGGCCAGCTGAAGTGCACCGGGCAGGAGGCCTCGCTGACCCACTGCCaagcccaagcctgggaggggcgGCACTGCCCCCACCACCGGGACACTGGAGTCATGTGCCAAG AGCCCTTCGCACTGCGGCTGGTGAACGGCCCAAGCAAGTGCTCCGGGCGGCTGGAGGTGCGGTATGATGGGCTGTGGGGCACCGTGTGTGATGACAACTGGTCGGAGACCAACGCCCAAGTGGTCTGCCGGGAGCTGGGCTGTGGCCCAGCCGAGCCACTagccccaaagctgcaggattGGCCCCGCTTTGGCCAGGGTACGGGGAAAATCTGGCTGGATGACATCCGCTGCAAAGGCACCGAGGAGACCCTGCAGAACTGTGCCCACCGCTTATGGAGTTACCATGACTGCACCCACCAGGAGGACATCAGCGTGGTCTGCCAG GACAACTGA
- the CD5L gene encoding CD5 antigen-like isoform X2, producing MDLRLCLLFCFAANVGVSSSSSDVRLVDGPHRCAGRVEVRLDGRWGTVCDDGWGLSDVAVVCRQLGCGKAIEALSKVFGPGNESDPVLMMDVQCQGTEAALGSCPYMDPGNICQHDEDAGARCQAAQLPEPPVRLVGNATRCSGQVEIFHDGRWGAVCGLGWDLTDAKVLCRELGCGSPRYVTHHCSKFSRSSAPVLLGQLKCTGQEASLTHCQAQAWEGRHCPHHRDTGVMCQEPFALRLVNGPSKCSGRLEVRYDGLWGTVCDDNWSETNAQVVCRELGCGPAEPLAPKLQDWPRFGQGTGKIWLDDIRCKGTEETLQNCAHRLWSYHDCTHQEDISVVCQDN from the exons ATGGATCTGCGGCTGTGCCTCTTGTTCTGCTTCG CTGCCAATGTGGgagtttcctcctcctcctcag ACGTGAGGCTGGTAGATGGCCCCCACCGCTGCGCCGGGCGGGTGGAGGTGCGTCTGGACGGGCGCTGGGGCACCGTGTGTGACGACGGCTGGGGCCTGAGCGACGTGGCCGTGgtgtgcaggcagctgggctgCGGGAAGGCCATAGAAGCGCTGAGTAAAGTGTTCGGCCCGGGCAACGAGTCAGACCCTGTCCTGATGATGGACGTGCAGTGCCAGGGGACAGAGGCGGCGCTGGGGAGCTGCCCGTACATGGATCCAGGGAACATCTGCCAGCATGATGAGGATGCGGGAGCCCGTTGCCAAG CTGCACAGCTCCCAGAGCCACCTGTCCGGTTGGTGGGCAACGCCACACGCTGCAGTGGGCAGGTGGAGATTTTCCATGACGGCCGCTGGGGTGCTGTGTGTGGGTTGGGCTGGGACCTGACTGATGCCAAGGTGCTGTGCCGGGAGCTAGGCTGTGGGAGCCCGCGGTACGTCACCCACCACTGCAGCAAGTTCAGTCGGAGCTCAGCACCTGTCCTGCTGGGCCAGCTGAAGTGCACCGGGCAGGAGGCCTCGCTGACCCACTGCCaagcccaagcctgggaggggcgGCACTGCCCCCACCACCGGGACACTGGAGTCATGTGCCAAG AGCCCTTCGCACTGCGGCTGGTGAACGGCCCAAGCAAGTGCTCCGGGCGGCTGGAGGTGCGGTATGATGGGCTGTGGGGCACCGTGTGTGATGACAACTGGTCGGAGACCAACGCCCAAGTGGTCTGCCGGGAGCTGGGCTGTGGCCCAGCCGAGCCACTagccccaaagctgcaggattGGCCCCGCTTTGGCCAGGGTACGGGGAAAATCTGGCTGGATGACATCCGCTGCAAAGGCACCGAGGAGACCCTGCAGAACTGTGCCCACCGCTTATGGAGTTACCATGACTGCACCCACCAGGAGGACATCAGCGTGGTCTGCCAG GACAACTGA
- the SBK3 gene encoding uncharacterized serine/threonine-protein kinase SBK3 translates to MELPEVEDNAEFLERLMEVTSRSLPQLELQEQYTIIKELGSGTYGNVLLAEHRERGTALALKLMPKERTERRAFLREYCIALCLSAHAGFLRTLPIVFESPTHFAFAQELAPAGDLCAIVHDGEGLPEAQVKRCAAQLAEALDFMHGKALVHRDIKLDNVLLFDCECRRVKLGDFGLTRLEGTPVCAMSGTLPYAPPELCLLEASETLELDASLDVWAFGVLLFCLGTGCFPWDVAVSPDPQFEAFGAWQNSTVPGEAPAPWRAFGPAAQEMFRRLLTLDPNRRSPAIEVHKYLPLVWLASSLRELDGAGGLGGQGHSQSLAGEQHGQEQPRRSPVTACGTGPPTESSAQPGGGRPQSELGKEVGGGEEGAEGKGGGTGRSGGGGEPAPPAIASIPCHPSVSLAPIPISSC, encoded by the exons ATGGAGCTGCCTGAGGTGGAGGACAACGCGGAGTTCCTGGAGCGGCTGATGGAGGTGACCTCGCGCAGCctgccccagctggagctgcaggagcaaTACACCATCATCAAGGAGCTGGGCAGCGGCACCTACGGCAACGTGCTGCTGGCAGAGCACCGGGAGCGAG GCACGGCCCTGGCGTTGAAGCTGATGCCGAAGGAGAGGACGGAGCGGCGAGCATTCCTGCGGGAGTACTGCATTGCGCTCTGCCTGTCTGCCCATGCCGGTTTCCTGCGCACTCTGCCCATAGTCTTTGAGAGCCCCACCCACTTTGCCTTTGCCCAGGAACTAGCGCCCGCTGGGGACCTGTGTGCCATCGTGCATGACGGG GAGGGTCTCCCAGAGGCCCAGGTGAAGCGCTGCGCGGCCCAGCTGGCTGAGGCCCTGGACTTCATGCACGGCAAAGCCCTGGTGCACCGGGACATCAAGCTGGACAACGTGCTGCTCTTCGACTGCGAGTGCCGGCGGGTGAAGCTGGGCGACTTCGGGCTGACGCGGCTGGAGGGCACGCCCGTCTGCGCCATGTCGGGCACTCTGCCCTACGCGCCGCCCGAGCTCTGCCTGCTCGAGGCCTCGGAGACGCTGGAGCTGGACGCCAGCCTGGACGTGTGGGCCTTCGGGGTGCTGCTCTTCTGCCTCGGCACCGGCTGCTTCCCCTGGGACGTGGCTGTCagccccgacccccagtttgaggcGTTCGGCGCCTGGCAGAACAGCACGGTGCCAGGGGAGGCGCCGGCGCCCTGGAGGGCTTTTGGCCCCGCCGCCCAGGAGATGTTCCGGCGGCTGCTGACCCTCGACCCCAACCGCCGCAGCCCAGCCATCGAGGTGCACAAGTACCTGCCCCTGGTCTGGCTGGCGAGCAGCCTCCGGGAGCTGGACGGTGCCGGGGGACTGGGGGGCCAGGGGCACAGCCAGAGCCTGGCCGGAGAGCAGCACGGTCAGGAACAGCCCCGACGCAGCCCAGTCACTGCCTGCGGCACAGGCCCCCCCACCGAGAGCTCTGCCCAGCCTGGGGGGGGCAGACCCCAGTCCGAattggggaaagaggtggggggaggggaggaaggagcagagggaaagggaggaggcaCTGGCAggagcggagggggaggggagccagcaccccctgctatagcttccatcccctgccacccctcTGTCTCCTTGGCCCCCATCCCGATCAGTTCCTGCTGA